A section of the Deinococcus sedimenti genome encodes:
- a CDS encoding response regulator, which produces MTAPHQFFLIDDNPHDQLLAMEAFAELCPDCSLTVASDGQQALTLLRAAEILPDVILLDVNMPRMNGFEVLQALKDDVRLRLIPVVMLSTSAARDDITSAYTLCASSYLVKAQDFGGFLEQIESFLEYWRRCALAART; this is translated from the coding sequence ATGACCGCGCCCCATCAATTCTTCCTGATTGACGACAACCCCCACGATCAGTTGCTCGCCATGGAAGCCTTCGCGGAACTCTGCCCGGACTGTTCCCTCACTGTTGCCAGCGACGGCCAGCAAGCACTCACGCTGCTGCGCGCCGCCGAGATCCTGCCCGACGTGATTCTGCTGGACGTCAACATGCCCCGCATGAACGGTTTCGAAGTTCTTCAGGCGCTCAAAGATGACGTGCGGCTGCGCCTCATTCCCGTCGTGATGCTCAGCACCTCCGCAGCCAGAGATGACATCACGAGCGCTTACACCCTGTGCGCCAGTTCTTATCTCGTCAAAGCGCAGGACTTCGGGGGCTTCTTGGAGCAGATTGAGAGCTTCTTAGAATACTGGCGGCGCTGCGCACTGGCCGCCCGTACCTGA
- a CDS encoding phosphotransferase family protein, whose amino-acid sequence MKPPRPYARPLTPADLPEEVRALLDDIPLQEPPQQGRTSRVAFTRDARGDPVVLKRSVGPHLEVIRREHHALCTLYPLGVPVPEPLLFLERPTSFGREGWLVTRRLLGTTLETALRTELDHALRVSLLRDFGAALARLHRTLPPTDFGSFDWLENVLTITNSLNPTTDVVQQWRIRNEQPTPVATALIHGDLFLDNVMTADGRVTGLIDWAFADVGDPRYDVAVA is encoded by the coding sequence ATGAAGCCCCCGCGTCCATACGCCAGGCCACTGACGCCCGCCGACCTCCCTGAAGAGGTCAGGGCGCTGCTCGACGACATTCCGCTCCAGGAACCCCCACAGCAGGGCCGCACCTCCCGCGTCGCCTTCACACGTGACGCCAGGGGCGACCCCGTCGTACTCAAACGTTCTGTCGGACCACACCTCGAAGTGATCCGGCGCGAACACCATGCCTTGTGCACCCTTTACCCGCTTGGCGTGCCCGTACCTGAACCGCTCCTCTTTCTTGAGCGACCCACGTCGTTCGGACGTGAAGGGTGGCTGGTGACCCGACGCTTGCTGGGAACGACGCTGGAGACGGCGCTCCGTACTGAGCTTGACCATGCTCTTCGAGTGTCGCTCCTCAGGGACTTCGGCGCTGCATTGGCGCGGTTGCACAGAACGCTGCCCCCGACGGACTTTGGGAGCTTCGATTGGCTCGAAAACGTCTTGACGATCACGAACAGCTTGAACCCAACGACGGATGTGGTTCAGCAGTGGCGCATACGGAATGAGCAACCTACGCCGGTGGCAACGGCCCTCATACACGGCGACCTCTTCCTGGACAACGTAATGACGGCGGACGGACGCGTGACGGGTCTCATTGACTGGGCGTTCGCTGATGTCGGTGACCCGCGCTACGACGTGGCTGTGGCCTGA